The nucleotide sequence AGAGAATTTCCCCCCTCGCGCCTTTCCAATACAAGACATTCCGGGCGCTTTGGTCAGCTACACTGGTTTCCAACCTTGGCGGTCTGGTGCAGACGGTCGGCGCTGGCTGGATGATGGCAACCATCGCCCATTCGGACGATATGGTTGCTCTGGTGCAGGCTTCGACAACCTTGCCCGTGATGATCTTTTCGGTCGCCGCCGGTGCCCTGGCCGACAATTTCGACCGCCGCCGCATCATGCTCACCGCGCAGGTTCTGCTGCTGGTCATTTCGGTCGCGCTGGCGGCTTTCGCCTATCTTGGCATATTGACGCCCTGGATGCTGCTGAGCTTCACATTCCTCATCGGCTGCGGCGGGGCCTTGCACAATCCTTCATGGCAGGCGTCGATGGGCGACATCGTGCCCCGCACCGACCTGCCTGCCGCCGTGGCGCTCAACAGCATGAGCTTCAATCTCATGCGCAGCATCGGTCCGGCAATCGGCGGTATTATCGTTGCGGCGGCGGGTGCTGCTTTTGCCTTCATTTTCAATGCGTTCAGCTATTGTGCGCTTATTCTGGCGCTCTGGCAGTGGAAGCCGGAAACGGTCAAATCCACCTTGCCGCGCGAAACGCTGGGACCGGCCATGATGGCGGGGCTGCGTTACGTCGCCATGTCGCCGAACCTGCTGAAAGTGATGTTCAGAGGCTTTCTGTTCGGCCTGTCCGCGATCGTCATCCTGGCGCTTCTGCCGCTGGTCGCCCGCGATCTCGTCCACGGAACGGCGCTTACTTACGGCATCATGCTGGGTTTCTTCGGGCTTGGCGCCATTGGCGGTGCCTTGCTCAGCGCGCGGCTGCGCGAGCTTCTCGGCAATGAATGGCTGGTGCGCGGGGCTTTCGTCGCCTTTGCGGTCAGCTGCGGCCTGCTGTCGATCAGCCGGAACATGTGGCTCAGCTGCATTTTCCTGCTGCCTGCCGGTGTGTCGTGGGTGCTGGCGCTGTCTCTGTTCAACGTCACCGTGCAGCTTTCCACGCCGCGCTGGGTGGTGGGGCGCGCGCTGGCGCTTTACCAGACGGCGACCTTCGGCGGAATGGCTGCGGGCAGTTGGCTCTGGGGTGCCGTGGCGGATGAATATAACGTGCCGGGTGCGCTTCTGGCTGCTGCCGTGGTGCTGATGTTCGGCGCGCTGATCGGCCTTCTCCTCCCGCAGCCCGAGTTCGAATCCCTCAATCTCGATCCGCTCAACCGTTTCAGCGAGCCGCAACTTCGGCTTGATCTTCGCTCGCGCAGCGGCCCGATCATGATCATG is from Brucella intermedia LMG 3301 and encodes:
- a CDS encoding MFS transporter — translated: MPQRISPLAPFQYKTFRALWSATLVSNLGGLVQTVGAGWMMATIAHSDDMVALVQASTTLPVMIFSVAAGALADNFDRRRIMLTAQVLLLVISVALAAFAYLGILTPWMLLSFTFLIGCGGALHNPSWQASMGDIVPRTDLPAAVALNSMSFNLMRSIGPAIGGIIVAAAGAAFAFIFNAFSYCALILALWQWKPETVKSTLPRETLGPAMMAGLRYVAMSPNLLKVMFRGFLFGLSAIVILALLPLVARDLVHGTALTYGIMLGFFGLGAIGGALLSARLRELLGNEWLVRGAFVAFAVSCGLLSISRNMWLSCIFLLPAGVSWVLALSLFNVTVQLSTPRWVVGRALALYQTATFGGMAAGSWLWGAVADEYNVPGALLAAAVVLMFGALIGLLLPQPEFESLNLDPLNRFSEPQLRLDLRSRSGPIMIMVDYKIAQEDVPAFLSAMALRRRMRIRDGARQWVLLRDLENPETWTESYHVPTWVEYVRHNQRRTKADAEVSERLLALHKGDKPPLVHRMIERQTVPVHDDMPLKAHLDLS